In Aedes albopictus strain Foshan chromosome 3, AalbF5, whole genome shotgun sequence, the following are encoded in one genomic region:
- the LOC109411871 gene encoding uncharacterized protein LOC109411871, which produces MQLSEKLTLFKLVFLHLLVASSAAHSPYVQPDQQDEGRVLIFPPTSPTRHQLISGIGIPLGTPESVTSGWVFKAQYFLPTTVDNLKPIYVEGWNDSRRLFEKREAVTLPPMEHYEAFTARDVKIEMEPLPDVASSEESDDDDYFEEGDDNYWLDDDEEETLQELRKELPPSNLESQMAQGYDAAGSRWMTYKSLEHIGQVYGSGGRECVLRSICEAANAQFTHTGGVFAELLHIIFTPSSTAEPLSEHSDNEYYRAEQLGREGAPCQLVFHECRNSILDVFTGIHDPTKNALLTAHDKVMRSFMK; this is translated from the exons ATGCAGTTGAGCGAGAAACTGACCTTATTTAAACTTGTATTCCTACACCTTTTGGTTGCGAGCTCTGCAGCACACTCACCATATGTCCAACCCGATCAACAAGACGAGGGCCGCGTGCTCATCTTCCCTCCGACGTCTCCCACGCGTCATCAGTTGATTTCCGGTATCGGTATACCACTGGGGACACCCGAGTCCGTTACGTCCGGATGGGTTTTCAAGGCGCAGTACTTTCTGCCGACCACGGTCGATAACCTGAAACCCATCTACGTGGAAGGATGGAATGATAGTCGACGATTGTTTGAAAAGCGAGAAGCCGTTACGCTCCCCCCGATGGAGCACTACGAAGCGTTTACGGCTAGGGATGTCAAAATCGAAATGGAGCCACTTCCGGATGTGGCAAGTAGCGAAGAAAGCGATGACGATGACTATTTCGAGGAGGGAGATGACAACTACTGGCTGGATGACGATGAAGAAGAGACTCTCCAAGAACTTAGGAAGGAACTGCCTCCGTCCAATTTGGAGTCCCAGATGGCCCAGGGTTACGATGCGGCGGGTTCACGATGGATGACGTACAAGTCGTTGGAACATATCGGTCAAGTCTACGGCTCCGGAGGACGGGAATGCGTACTGCGAAGCATTTGCGAGGCAGCCAATGCGCAGTTCACTCATACCGGGGGAGTGTTTGCAGAACTGTTGCACATTATTTTCAC ACCATCATCTACTGCAGAGCCTCTTTCGGAACACAGTGACAACGAATACTACCGAGCGGAGCAGTTAGGCAGGGAAGGTGCACCTTGTCAGTTGGTGTTTCACGAGTGTCGAAACTCAATACTCGATGTGTTCACAGGAATACACGATCCGACAAAAAATGCGCTACTAACTGCTCATGACAAGGTGATGAGATCTTTCATGAAATAA